In a single window of the Flavobacterium ammoniigenes genome:
- a CDS encoding acetyl-CoA carboxylase carboxyltransferase subunit alpha: protein MEYLDFELPIKELEDQLEKCVVIGKESDVDVTNTCKQINKKLEETKRNIYKNLTAWQRVQLSRHPNRPYTLDHINALCGDTFLELHGDRGFKDDKAMVGGLGKIAGQSFMIIGQQKGYNTKTRQYRNFGMANPEGYRKALRLMKMAEKFGIPIVTLVDTPGAYPGLEAEERGQGEAIARNIFEMVRLKVPVITVIVGEGASGGALGIGVGDKVYMLENTWYSVISPESCSSILWKSWEYKEQAAEALKLTSSDMKKQKLIDDIIPEPLGGAHYDRESTFKTVEQYIMKGYNELKDLSTEELLAQRYEKYLAMGHFKD, encoded by the coding sequence ATGGAATATTTAGATTTTGAACTTCCTATCAAAGAATTAGAAGATCAGTTAGAAAAATGTGTTGTTATTGGTAAAGAATCAGATGTTGATGTAACCAATACCTGCAAACAGATCAATAAAAAGTTAGAAGAAACCAAACGTAATATATACAAAAACCTAACTGCTTGGCAACGTGTTCAATTGTCAAGACACCCAAATAGACCTTATACTTTAGATCATATCAACGCGCTTTGTGGAGATACTTTTTTAGAATTACACGGTGACCGTGGTTTTAAAGATGACAAAGCGATGGTGGGTGGATTAGGAAAAATTGCCGGTCAATCGTTTATGATCATTGGCCAACAAAAAGGATACAACACCAAAACACGTCAATACCGTAACTTTGGTATGGCGAATCCAGAAGGATATAGAAAAGCCTTGCGTTTAATGAAAATGGCGGAGAAATTTGGCATTCCAATTGTCACTTTAGTAGACACTCCGGGAGCTTATCCAGGTCTAGAAGCGGAGGAGCGTGGACAAGGTGAAGCCATTGCTAGAAACATCTTTGAAATGGTTCGTTTGAAAGTACCTGTTATTACTGTTATTGTTGGGGAGGGAGCTTCTGGTGGCGCTTTAGGAATTGGTGTAGGAGATAAGGTGTATATGTTAGAGAATACTTGGTATTCTGTTATCTCGCCAGAGTCTTGCTCGTCTATCCTTTGGAAAAGCTGGGAATACAAAGAACAAGCTGCAGAAGCTTTGAAATTGACTTCTTCCGACATGAAAAAGCAAAAATTAATTGATGACATTATTCCAGAACCATTAGGAGGCGCTCACTACGATAGAGAAAGTACTTTTAAAACGGTGGAACAATACATTATGAAAGGATACAATGAGTTGAAAGACTTATCAACAGAAGAATTGTTAGCCCAACGATACGAGAAATACCTTGCGATGGGACATTTTAAAGACTAA
- a CDS encoding DMT family transporter has product MQNDNIKSYLNLHLIVFIWGFTAILGALITIPADDLVWYRMLIASGFIGLFLVAKKKSFRISVRDLFQLVFVGLLIALHWIFFFQAIHISNVSITLSVFSLGAFFASLLEPIFYGRKVLWYEVFFGLIIIAGLSLILQVESGYINGVFFALASIILGVLFTLMNGKLIAKQDPSVITFYEFLSGFFFISLYFIVQGKFTKDFFVLSVTNWVWLFILASVCTAYAFTASVGVMRKLTPYTVMLTTNLEPVYGIVLAYFIIGGKEKMSTEFYIGALIIVITVILNGVIKHYYKAKE; this is encoded by the coding sequence ATGCAAAACGATAATATTAAAAGCTATCTCAATCTGCATTTAATTGTATTTATTTGGGGATTTACGGCCATTTTAGGCGCATTAATTACGATTCCTGCAGATGATTTGGTTTGGTATCGAATGCTCATCGCTAGTGGTTTTATTGGATTGTTTTTAGTGGCCAAGAAAAAGTCTTTTCGCATTTCCGTTCGTGATTTATTCCAATTAGTATTTGTTGGATTGTTGATTGCGTTGCACTGGATTTTCTTTTTTCAAGCGATTCATATTTCGAATGTCTCGATTACACTTTCGGTATTTTCATTAGGTGCTTTTTTTGCGTCTTTGCTAGAGCCTATTTTTTATGGGCGAAAAGTACTTTGGTACGAAGTATTCTTTGGTTTAATTATCATAGCGGGTTTGTCACTAATCCTTCAAGTTGAAAGCGGTTATATTAACGGCGTATTTTTTGCTTTGGCCTCCATTATTTTAGGGGTTTTATTTACTTTAATGAATGGGAAATTAATAGCAAAACAAGATCCATCAGTAATCACTTTTTATGAATTTCTTTCCGGATTTTTCTTCATATCGCTTTATTTTATTGTCCAAGGAAAATTTACAAAAGACTTTTTTGTGCTATCGGTTACTAATTGGGTTTGGCTTTTTATTTTAGCTTCAGTCTGTACCGCTTATGCTTTTACAGCGTCAGTAGGAGTAATGCGAAAATTGACCCCTTATACGGTGATGTTAACTACTAATTTAGAGCCGGTGTACGGAATAGTACTCGCTTATTTTATTATTGGTGGGAAAGAAAAGATGAGTACAGAATTTTATATTGGCGCCTTAATTATTGTTATTACTGTCATTTTAAACGGGGTGATTAAACACTATTATAAAGCCAAAGAATAA
- a CDS encoding LptF/LptG family permease yields the protein MNKLTILDKYILKRYLVTFTVMLLLFVPIGIVVDVSEKVNMMIKNQVPLNKILVYYFNFTIYFTNMLFPIFLFLSVIWFTSKLANNTEIIAILSSGISFTRFMRPFIIGASIISVVVLLMGFYLVPIASEGFNNFRYTYLRTGGQQLMQGDNTDVYRQISDTEFIYVNSFNTETKTAYNFSLENFEKEKLTYKITAARIQWNPKEKNYTLFEYTKRTVGPMGDKIEKVPEKKMKFKFDLEDLAPVVYIAETLPLGKLYDFINKEKKRGSSNINIYLVVFYKKFSIPISAFILTIIAVSVSAMKRRGGMGMNLAIGIAVAFSFVFLDKIFGVFAEKTSFSPLIAVWTPNLLFGILAYYLLRHAKR from the coding sequence ATGAACAAATTAACAATACTAGATAAATACATCTTAAAGCGCTACTTGGTCACTTTTACCGTGATGCTTTTGTTATTTGTTCCCATCGGAATTGTTGTTGACGTTTCTGAAAAGGTGAATATGATGATTAAAAATCAGGTGCCTTTAAATAAAATATTGGTCTATTATTTCAATTTTACCATTTATTTTACCAACATGCTTTTTCCGATATTTCTATTTTTATCGGTGATTTGGTTTACTTCAAAATTGGCCAATAATACAGAAATCATTGCCATTCTAAGCTCGGGGATTTCATTCACCCGCTTTATGCGTCCTTTTATAATTGGCGCTTCTATCATTTCAGTAGTGGTTTTGTTAATGGGGTTTTATTTGGTTCCAATAGCGAGTGAAGGATTCAATAATTTCAGGTATACCTATTTACGAACAGGTGGTCAACAACTGATGCAAGGCGATAATACAGATGTCTACAGACAAATTAGCGATACTGAATTTATTTATGTAAACAGTTTTAATACCGAAACCAAAACGGCTTATAATTTTTCGTTGGAAAACTTCGAAAAAGAAAAGTTAACCTACAAGATTACCGCGGCTCGAATTCAATGGAATCCGAAAGAAAAAAATTATACACTTTTTGAATATACCAAACGAACTGTCGGTCCTATGGGCGATAAGATTGAAAAAGTACCTGAGAAAAAAATGAAATTCAAATTTGATTTGGAAGATTTAGCTCCGGTGGTCTATATAGCTGAAACACTTCCTTTGGGTAAGCTGTATGATTTTATCAACAAAGAAAAGAAAAGAGGTTCTTCCAATATCAATATTTATTTGGTTGTCTTTTATAAAAAATTCAGTATTCCAATTTCGGCATTTATTTTAACGATTATTGCTGTTTCGGTTTCGGCCATGAAACGTAGAGGCGGAATGGGAATGAATTTAGCTATCGGAATTGCCGTGGCCTTTTCTTTTGTGTTTTTAGATAAAATTTTTGGTGTCTTCGCCGAAAAAACTAGCTTTTCTCCACTCATTGCAGTTTGGACTCCTAATTTACTTTTTGGAATTCTAGCGTATTATTTATTACGACATGCAAAACGATAA
- the tgt gene encoding tRNA guanosine(34) transglycosylase Tgt, giving the protein MKFDLLQKDSQSKARAGSITTDHGVIETPIFMPVGTVASVKGVHQRELKNDINPDIILGNTYHLYLRPQTEILEKAGGLHKFMNWDRNILTDSGGYQVYSLSANRKIKEEGVKFKSHIDGSYHFFTPENVMEIQRTIGADIIMAFDECTPYPCDYNYAKRSMHMTHRWLDRCINHLDNLPFKYGYEQTFFPIVQGSTYKDLRRQSAEYIANSGQQGNAIGGLSVGEPAEEMYAMTEVVCEILPEDKPRYLMGVGTPINILENIALGIDMFDCVMPTRNARNGMLFTANGTINIKNKKWEADFSPIDEMGITFVDTEYTKAYLRHLFAANEFLGKQIATIHNLGFYMWLVREARKHILAGDFRPWKEMMVKNMSQRL; this is encoded by the coding sequence ATGAAGTTTGATTTATTACAAAAAGATTCCCAATCGAAAGCGAGAGCCGGAAGTATAACTACCGATCACGGTGTGATTGAAACCCCTATTTTTATGCCTGTTGGGACAGTAGCTTCGGTAAAAGGAGTACACCAACGCGAATTGAAAAATGACATCAACCCAGATATTATTTTAGGAAACACCTATCATTTGTATTTACGTCCGCAAACCGAGATTTTAGAAAAAGCGGGAGGCTTGCATAAATTCATGAATTGGGATCGTAATATTTTGACCGATTCAGGTGGATACCAAGTGTATTCGCTTTCGGCTAATCGAAAGATTAAAGAAGAAGGCGTTAAATTCAAATCGCATATTGACGGATCCTATCATTTTTTCACGCCTGAAAATGTGATGGAAATTCAACGTACTATTGGAGCCGATATCATCATGGCTTTTGATGAATGTACACCTTATCCATGCGATTATAATTATGCTAAACGTTCGATGCACATGACCCACCGCTGGTTGGATCGATGTATCAATCATTTGGATAACTTACCATTTAAATACGGATACGAACAAACTTTTTTCCCAATTGTTCAAGGAAGTACCTACAAAGATTTACGAAGACAATCGGCTGAATATATTGCTAATTCTGGTCAGCAAGGAAATGCTATTGGTGGACTATCCGTTGGAGAACCTGCTGAAGAAATGTATGCCATGACGGAAGTAGTTTGTGAAATACTTCCTGAAGACAAACCCCGTTATTTGATGGGAGTGGGAACACCAATTAATATTTTAGAAAATATCGCCCTTGGAATTGACATGTTTGATTGTGTCATGCCAACTCGTAACGCTAGAAACGGAATGTTGTTTACAGCTAATGGAACGATCAATATCAAAAATAAAAAGTGGGAAGCTGATTTTTCACCTATCGACGAAATGGGAATAACCTTCGTTGATACGGAATATACCAAAGCCTATTTGCGTCACCTTTTTGCTGCCAATGAATTTCTTGGAAAACAAATTGCTACCATTCACAATTTAGGATTTTATATGTGGTTGGTTCGTGAAGCTAGAAAACATATCTTAGCGGGTGATTTTAGACCTTGGAAAGAAATGATGGTGAAAAATATGAGCCAACGATTATAA
- the rlmD gene encoding 23S rRNA (uracil(1939)-C(5))-methyltransferase RlmD — protein sequence MARKNTDKVVFHQIKVLDAGAKGVSVAKAPDGKVIFIPNVVPGDVVDVQTFKKRKAFYEGKAVKFHEFSEHRIEPICEHFGVCGGCKWQNMKYSQQLFYKQNEVKNHLQRIGKIELPEFEPILGSEKQFFYRNKMEFSFSNSRWLTEKEIESTEDLGNRNALGFHIPKMWDKILDINKCHLQEDPSNAIRNEIRAFANANGLTFFNPRAHEGLLRTLMLRTASTGEIMVLIQFFEDDKANRELILDHIYDKFPQITSLQFVVNNKANDTLYDTNIQLYKGRDYILEEMEGLKFSINAKSFYQTNSDQAYELYKITRDFAGLTGAETVYDLYTGTGTIAQFVSKKAKKVIGVESVPEAISDAKTNAKRNEITNCEFFVGDMKVVFNESFIAQHGKPDVIITDPPRDGMHKDVIEQILKIEPQKVVYVSCNSATQARDLALMDEKYKVTRVRPVDMFPQTHHVENVVLLEKR from the coding sequence ATGGCAAGAAAAAATACAGACAAAGTTGTCTTTCATCAAATAAAAGTCCTTGATGCTGGTGCAAAAGGCGTATCGGTAGCAAAAGCCCCCGACGGTAAAGTAATTTTTATCCCAAATGTAGTTCCTGGAGACGTAGTTGATGTGCAAACTTTCAAGAAACGCAAGGCGTTTTACGAAGGAAAAGCAGTGAAATTTCACGAATTTTCAGAACATCGAATCGAACCGATTTGCGAACATTTTGGAGTTTGTGGCGGTTGTAAATGGCAAAACATGAAGTACAGCCAACAATTGTTTTACAAACAAAACGAAGTAAAAAACCATTTGCAACGCATCGGAAAAATTGAACTTCCTGAATTCGAACCGATATTGGGTTCTGAAAAACAATTTTTCTACAGAAACAAAATGGAGTTTTCGTTTTCGAATAGCCGTTGGTTAACCGAAAAAGAAATCGAAAGTACCGAAGATTTAGGTAATAGAAATGCATTAGGATTTCACATTCCAAAAATGTGGGATAAAATCTTGGACATCAACAAATGCCATTTACAAGAAGATCCTTCAAATGCAATTCGTAATGAAATTAGAGCTTTCGCCAATGCCAATGGATTGACTTTCTTCAACCCAAGAGCACACGAAGGTCTATTGCGTACGTTAATGTTGCGTACCGCTTCGACTGGAGAAATCATGGTATTGATTCAGTTTTTTGAAGACGATAAAGCCAATAGAGAATTGATTTTAGATCACATCTACGACAAATTTCCTCAAATTACTTCCCTACAATTTGTGGTTAACAATAAGGCGAACGATACTTTATACGATACTAACATTCAACTATACAAAGGTCGCGATTACATTTTGGAAGAAATGGAAGGGTTGAAATTTAGTATCAACGCCAAATCTTTTTACCAAACTAATTCGGATCAAGCCTACGAATTGTACAAAATAACCCGCGATTTTGCTGGACTTACAGGAGCTGAAACCGTATACGATTTATACACAGGAACAGGAACAATCGCGCAGTTTGTATCCAAAAAAGCTAAAAAAGTAATTGGTGTAGAAAGCGTTCCTGAAGCCATTTCAGATGCGAAAACCAATGCTAAACGCAACGAGATTACTAATTGCGAATTCTTTGTTGGAGATATGAAGGTCGTTTTTAACGAAAGTTTCATAGCGCAACACGGTAAACCGGATGTAATTATAACCGACCCACCAAGAGATGGAATGCACAAAGATGTAATTGAACAAATTCTAAAAATTGAACCTCAAAAAGTAGTCTATGTGAGTTGTAACTCGGCTACACAGGCACGAGATTTGGCATTAATGGATGAAAAATACAAGGTAACTCGAGTGCGCCCAGTGGATATGTTTCCGCAAACGCATCATGTTGAAAATGTTGTACTTTTGGAGAAACGCTAA
- a CDS encoding DUF6452 family protein, with protein MKKGILLVVVLVSVLFSSCEKDDICDANTITTPRLVLSFYDINNPSILKNVNQLKVVGEGMTEGIVFSPTAIGDSKYVTNASTISLPLKVDQDVSTYTLIFNSGNSNPALVFTDKIQINYSRINSFVSRACGFKTNFSLRPINPITHTAVPSTSGKWIQYISVEKTTIDNENETHLKLFF; from the coding sequence ATGAAAAAAGGTATTCTTTTAGTTGTAGTCCTAGTATCCGTCTTATTCTCTAGTTGTGAGAAAGATGATATATGTGATGCTAATACAATTACCACTCCCCGATTGGTTCTTAGTTTTTATGACATCAACAACCCAAGCATTTTAAAGAATGTGAACCAGTTAAAAGTAGTGGGAGAAGGAATGACAGAAGGGATTGTGTTTAGCCCAACAGCTATTGGTGATTCAAAATATGTCACTAATGCGAGTACCATTTCTCTTCCATTAAAAGTAGATCAAGATGTGAGCACGTATACTTTAATTTTCAATTCAGGGAATTCAAATCCAGCTCTGGTTTTTACCGATAAAATCCAAATCAATTATAGCCGTATCAACTCATTTGTTTCCAGAGCTTGTGGCTTTAAAACCAACTTCAGTTTACGCCCTATTAATCCCATAACGCACACCGCTGTTCCATCAACAAGCGGGAAATGGATCCAATATATTTCAGTAGAAAAAACAACCATAGACAATGAAAATGAAACACATCTTAAACTTTTCTTTTAG
- a CDS encoding DUF6048 family protein: MKHILNFSFSLCFLLMLTLAQAQEKPTVKSDSLQIADSIPVKKDRYGLRVGVDLFKFTRGFYDKNYKGIELTADFRWNKKYYLAAELGNENKTTEDDRLTSNSKGSYLKAGFDYNMYENWLDMENIISIGLRYGFSSFSQELNSYKIYNPNPYWGELAAIPANQEFNGLSASWIEVVTGMKAKMFNNVFVGFSVQLKTLVTNKKPEGFDNLYIPGFNRTYNGSFGIGFNYSVTYFIPLYKKKVIIK; this comes from the coding sequence ATGAAACACATCTTAAACTTTTCTTTTAGTCTTTGTTTTTTGCTGATGTTGACATTGGCACAAGCTCAAGAAAAACCAACTGTAAAATCCGATTCTTTGCAAATTGCGGATAGTATTCCTGTAAAAAAAGACCGTTACGGACTTCGAGTTGGAGTTGATCTTTTCAAATTTACGCGAGGTTTTTATGATAAAAACTACAAAGGGATTGAACTTACAGCTGATTTTAGATGGAATAAAAAATACTATTTAGCTGCCGAACTTGGAAACGAAAATAAAACCACTGAAGACGACCGCTTAACTTCAAACAGCAAAGGGTCGTATCTAAAAGCCGGATTTGATTATAATATGTATGAAAATTGGCTGGACATGGAAAACATTATTTCAATTGGTTTACGTTATGGTTTTAGCAGCTTTAGTCAAGAATTAAATAGCTACAAAATTTACAATCCTAATCCCTATTGGGGAGAATTAGCTGCTATTCCTGCCAACCAAGAATTCAATGGATTAAGCGCCAGTTGGATTGAAGTGGTTACTGGGATGAAAGCCAAAATGTTCAACAATGTTTTTGTTGGGTTTAGTGTGCAGTTAAAAACCTTGGTAACCAATAAAAAACCAGAAGGTTTTGATAATTTATATATCCCTGGTTTCAACAGAACGTACAATGGAAGTTTTGGTATTGGTTTTAATTATAGTGTGACCTATTTTATTCCACTGTATAAAAAGAAAGTGATTATAAAATAA
- a CDS encoding DUF1801 domain-containing protein gives MGKENKTKVTEIEVVDFINSFVDSEEKKQDSLQLIELMKKWSGFEPKMWGPTIIGFGSYHYKYASGHEGDCLLIGFSPRKKEFSLYVYTPNQNNLDLLNKLGKFKMGKACIYVNRLIDIDLDVLKELCIATIKSHSS, from the coding sequence ATGGGGAAAGAAAACAAGACTAAAGTGACAGAAATCGAGGTAGTTGATTTCATAAATTCATTTGTTGACAGCGAAGAAAAGAAACAAGATAGTTTACAACTAATTGAATTAATGAAAAAATGGTCAGGGTTTGAACCCAAAATGTGGGGACCAACAATTATTGGTTTTGGGAGCTATCATTACAAATATGCTAGTGGACACGAAGGAGATTGTTTACTAATTGGTTTTTCGCCAAGAAAAAAAGAATTTTCACTTTATGTATATACTCCCAACCAAAACAATTTGGACTTATTAAATAAATTAGGAAAATTTAAAATGGGTAAAGCCTGTATTTATGTTAATCGATTAATTGATATTGACTTAGACGTTTTAAAAGAGCTTTGTATAGCAACTATCAAATCACATTCAAGCTGA
- a CDS encoding THUMP domain-containing class I SAM-dependent RNA methyltransferase codes for MEENFKMIAKTFFGFEEILAKELRDLGAQDVEQGIRMVSFKGDKGFMYKANLSLRTALKILKPIYTFRANNENALYKGIAGINWSKYLNANQTFVIDATVHSDHFNHSEFVSQKCKDAIVDQFRERTGQRPSIDKAYPDLRINIHIGKDQVSVALDTSGNSLHQRGYRTATNIAPINEVLAAGILLLSGWEGQSDFLDPMCGSGTFLAEAAMIACAIPANINRKEFAFEKWNDWDNDLFDQIVNSLMKKVREFHYTIKGYDKAPSAVSKAKDNIRNANLEDYVTIAEDNFFDTEKQSQGKLHMVFNPPYDERLDIHMEEFYKNIGDTLKKGYPGTNAWFITANLEALKFVGLKPSRKIKLFNASLEARLVKYEMYEGSKRTKFQVADKE; via the coding sequence ATGGAAGAAAATTTTAAAATGATTGCCAAAACCTTTTTTGGTTTTGAAGAGATACTAGCCAAAGAATTAAGAGATTTAGGCGCACAAGATGTAGAGCAAGGCATTCGAATGGTCAGTTTTAAAGGTGACAAAGGATTTATGTACAAAGCCAATTTGTCGTTGCGTACGGCTTTGAAAATTTTAAAACCGATTTATACTTTTAGAGCCAATAATGAAAATGCTTTGTATAAAGGAATTGCAGGAATCAACTGGTCAAAATATTTAAATGCCAATCAGACTTTTGTAATTGATGCTACGGTTCATTCAGATCACTTTAACCATTCTGAATTTGTTTCTCAAAAATGTAAGGATGCTATTGTAGATCAATTTAGAGAACGAACAGGACAACGTCCAAGCATCGATAAAGCCTACCCTGATTTGCGCATCAATATTCACATTGGCAAAGACCAAGTCTCAGTTGCTTTGGATACTTCGGGAAATTCATTGCACCAACGTGGGTACCGAACCGCTACGAATATTGCTCCCATTAACGAAGTTTTGGCTGCCGGAATTTTATTGCTTTCGGGTTGGGAAGGACAAAGTGATTTCTTAGATCCTATGTGTGGCTCCGGTACTTTTTTGGCAGAAGCCGCTATGATTGCGTGTGCTATTCCAGCCAATATCAATCGTAAAGAATTTGCTTTCGAAAAATGGAACGATTGGGACAATGATTTGTTTGACCAAATCGTCAACAGTTTGATGAAGAAAGTAAGAGAATTTCATTACACCATTAAAGGGTACGACAAGGCGCCAAGTGCTGTGAGTAAAGCCAAAGATAATATTCGCAATGCCAACTTGGAAGATTATGTAACCATTGCTGAAGATAACTTTTTTGATACCGAAAAGCAATCGCAAGGAAAACTGCATATGGTTTTCAATCCGCCGTATGATGAACGATTGGATATTCATATGGAAGAGTTTTATAAAAATATTGGAGATACTTTAAAAAAGGGTTATCCAGGAACGAATGCTTGGTTTATAACGGCTAATTTAGAAGCCTTGAAGTTTGTAGGATTGAAACCGTCCCGCAAGATCAAATTGTTCAATGCCAGTTTAGAAGCCCGTTTAGTGAAATACGAAATGTATGAAGGCAGCAAACGCACCAAGTTTCAAGTTGCCGATAAAGAATAA
- a CDS encoding class I SAM-dependent DNA methyltransferase, which produces MSEDAKPATLATQKPTQNWFASWFDTPYYHILYKERNYREAQIFMDNLTHYLNLPEKAKVLDLACGKGRHAIYLNQLGFEVIGADLSENSIAEASKNSNSSLQFQVHDMREKFDDQFDAIFNLFTSFGYFENDADNLKTLIAIKESLTEHGFAVIDFMNVNQVIANLVPEETKTVEGIDFHIQRYVKDGHIYKEISFEDKGESYHFTEKVQALTLQDFQTMMEEAGIYLLDIFGDYKLKKFHKTESERLIMIFK; this is translated from the coding sequence ATGTCTGAAGATGCTAAACCAGCTACATTAGCTACGCAAAAGCCCACTCAAAACTGGTTTGCTTCCTGGTTTGATACTCCTTATTACCATATTTTATACAAAGAACGCAATTACCGTGAAGCGCAAATTTTCATGGATAATTTGACACATTACCTTAATCTTCCTGAGAAAGCCAAAGTCTTGGACTTAGCTTGTGGAAAAGGACGTCATGCGATCTATTTGAACCAATTGGGTTTTGAGGTAATTGGTGCTGATTTGTCTGAAAACAGTATTGCCGAAGCTAGTAAAAATAGCAACAGTAGTTTGCAGTTTCAAGTGCATGATATGCGCGAAAAATTCGACGATCAATTTGACGCTATTTTCAATTTGTTTACCAGTTTTGGTTATTTCGAAAATGATGCCGACAATTTGAAAACACTGATTGCCATCAAAGAAAGCTTAACCGAACATGGTTTTGCAGTGATCGATTTTATGAACGTCAATCAAGTCATTGCTAATTTAGTTCCTGAAGAAACTAAAACCGTTGAAGGAATAGATTTCCATATTCAACGTTATGTAAAAGACGGTCATATTTACAAAGAAATTAGTTTTGAAGACAAAGGAGAATCCTACCATTTTACCGAAAAAGTACAAGCTTTGACTTTGCAAGATTTTCAAACCATGATGGAAGAAGCGGGTATCTATTTATTGGATATCTTTGGGGATTATAAATTGAAAAAATTCCATAAAACGGAAAGCGAACGATTAATCATGATTTTTAAATAA
- a CDS encoding ZIP family metal transporter translates to MNYLLPLLSVLIGYIFALVIQPKDKVKLKLLLAFSGSFLLSLTVIHLLPEIYESNNSRIGLFIMVGILFQIILEYFSQGAEHGHVHGHSKMEHIPWLLFISLCIHALAEGFPVGHHHDLAMGIAIHHLPIAIILTTFFINANLNKKAIFLFMITFAIMTPLGTILSDYLPLLNVYYNEITAIVIGILFHISSTIIFESSEGHKFNIAKISMIVLGFALAYFI, encoded by the coding sequence ATGAATTATCTTTTACCCCTACTTTCGGTATTGATCGGTTACATTTTTGCTTTGGTAATCCAACCCAAAGACAAAGTGAAACTCAAATTACTTTTGGCATTTAGCGGTTCCTTTTTACTGTCGCTGACAGTAATTCATTTGCTTCCCGAAATCTATGAAAGTAATAATAGCCGAATTGGATTATTTATTATGGTGGGGATTTTGTTCCAAATTATCTTGGAATATTTCTCACAAGGCGCTGAACACGGTCATGTTCACGGACATTCCAAAATGGAACACATTCCATGGTTGTTGTTTATCAGTTTGTGTATTCATGCTTTGGCAGAAGGATTTCCAGTGGGTCATCATCATGATTTGGCTATGGGAATTGCCATTCACCACCTACCGATCGCGATTATTTTAACAACCTTTTTTATCAATGCTAATCTGAATAAAAAAGCGATATTTCTGTTCATGATTACTTTTGCTATCATGACACCATTAGGAACAATTCTATCGGATTATTTGCCATTATTAAATGTCTATTATAACGAAATTACCGCCATAGTTATTGGAATTTTATTTCATATCTCCTCAACAATTATCTTTGAAAGTAGCGAAGGACATAAGTTCAATATCGCCAAAATATCAATGATCGTATTGGGATTTGCCTTGGCATATTTTATATAA
- a CDS encoding PH domain-containing protein, translated as MGLFSALLGNAGAVDQESLIKEYGKLLIEGESIELGFKLIRDTFIFTSKRLILVEKQGLTGSKIEYKSIIYKSISRFSIETAGTFDLEAELKIWVSSEVNPSIVKQFNKSVNVYDVQNVLAFHVLK; from the coding sequence ATGGGACTATTTTCTGCATTACTAGGAAACGCTGGAGCCGTAGATCAAGAAAGTTTAATCAAAGAATACGGCAAACTTCTTATTGAGGGAGAATCAATCGAATTGGGTTTCAAATTAATTCGAGATACCTTTATATTTACTTCAAAACGATTAATCTTGGTTGAAAAACAAGGGTTAACAGGAAGTAAAATTGAGTACAAATCCATAATCTACAAAAGTATTTCTAGATTCAGCATCGAAACAGCTGGAACATTCGACTTAGAAGCCGAACTCAAAATTTGGGTTTCAAGCGAAGTCAATCCAAGTATAGTAAAACAATTTAATAAGTCAGTAAATGTATACGATGTTCAAAATGTCTTAGCATTTCATGTTTTAAAATAA